CTAAAGATAGCGCCCGGATCGTCGTGgaatgaatgaaaagaaaGTTAAAGAGCACCCCATCGCGTTCCCTTGTCGtttatgtacgtgtgtgtatgtgtgtgtggttatgTTTATTCCCCACATCACCTCGACCCTTTTGATTTCCATCTTCTATATTTTCGCGTGGAAATGACCCATAGAATTCGGGACCTGACGGGTGacgatgtgtgtgtgaccGATTTTTATGTTCCCGAGCCCCTGACATATGTAAAGGGACCAACAGGTGAATGATGTTGGATGGTGGCAGCATGGAGACGGCGAGCGAGAAATGAGTGTGCTCCAATTTAAATGCTACTCAGCCATTAATTTTACTCAATTTTGTGGAAATTGTGTGTTGAGGgatatttaaataatgtttgtaTTGTTGAAACCGTATAACTTCTCgcttaaattacaaaaaaggggaaaaaattgtcatttaatttattttgtaaaccCATTccgaaatcaatttcaaaactaAACCTAAAATCAGCTTAGGAACCATTCAATGATCGGCTAACCTAAGTAACCTCATTAATCCAAGAATAAGCAGGAGAAAAGGATTTACACTGATCGTGACTGGGAAATTGTGGGAGTTATCCACCAATGACAAAACCATTAATTATTCAAAACGTAttacaaacagcagcaaaatataaaacatgTTCTCATCTCtcgttgtttttcctttcttcttcttgcattcTGCACAGAGAAaagtgatttttgttgttgcgttaGTGTTTACGTGTGACGCTTTTAAAAGGCATTTCCGGTGAAGTGTTCAAAAGTGTCCAGTGACCGTCGGCTACTCTACaccttcaaaacaaaaccagccaACCTACTCGGAggcaaccccccccccccccccccctcagcAAACCCATGTACGCTTGCTAAAGGGTGTATTAGTACTGGCCGTGTGTAGATTGCGGACGATTCATTCAGTTAATTCAGCCCCTTTTTTCGTGAGCAACATTGCAACATTGCGGTCTGTGCTGTTGCGGGGCTCTATTGCTCTTCTAGTGTCTAgcattactactactactactactactactactggcgCTGTTGCGGGATCATATTCGTCTACAATCAAAGTGGTAACCATAGGAGCGTAGTATTAAGTTCGTGCCCGCAAGCTTGCTTCGATCATCATACTGTCGTCGTCACCTTCTCTAGGTGGTGGTGTGAAGCCGAAACGAAAACATCCACCAAGGAGGGTGATTCATAGGCCTCTTGGTTTTCCTCCATACCCGGCATTAGTAAAAGGCAGCACAAAACGGTGCACGGttgtgatgatgttgatgatgatataCCACCACCGACAAGCATCATCGATCGCAACAGGGAAAGGAATTTGCTGATCGTCCGCAAGCCAACGTCATCAACCGGTATTTCGGTGGATCGAGCTGCATCGAACTGTGGATGATTCGTTGATGAGCCACGTGCAGTTGTGCAGTAGAGTTTCTCTCCGTTGCGCTTTTGCTTGCACAACACACGTTCGCTGCATTTCGCTGGAGCAAATAGAAAAACACAGTGAGAAAAGTGACAGTGCAACCCCCGGTCCCGTGTGCGGCTGTGTGTCTCttcttcgattttttgttgttgcgtttctGTGATGGCCAAAACGCGTGACAGCAGGTGTGGTTTTCGTGTACGGATGACCTCCAGCAAGCAACGATCGCGCTTCGATCATCAGCCAAGGTGAATTTATAGTAACGGAACGGAAAACGCGTCTCCCGTGTAAAGCCGTATAGTGgtatgcgtgtgcgtgtgtgtgaactgcTCTCACACTGGTGAAAGTGTATATTTTTGGCCATCGACCGTCGTCGTCGGCCACCGTGTGTCCGTGTCACCCACCGAAATCGATCGTGCGCTCCGTATATGCCCTTGTGCCGCGGGCATGCTCCATACACTGGGTCAAAAAGTGTTCGTGGACGGTGGTGCTACGTGGTTTTCTATTTGTGTGTTGACGCTTTTcatgaaaaacgaaaccagTACCCTTTACAAATCACAATCAATAGTGCCTCTCCAGTGTTTGTGCTCGTGCCGCATACAGGCTTACTGTAATCTTCTCTACACGTGAATTGTGCATTTTGTTCTGTTCGGCACAGAATTAAAGGGGTGTGTAATTACGCTGCAACTGGTCAGAGCATATGGCATAACATTGTGCCGTGTGGTGTGTCGACCGATTTTGCCCTGTCCCCGGAAGTGAAACATAATGAGTCAATCGGGTAGCATGGGTGTGAAATCTGACTCCAGCCACAAGGACGCACCACAAGGTGGAGTGGGCGTTAGCAGTAGCTCCGATAACAATGCGCAAGCTGGCAATGGTAATGACGGGGTCAACAATGGTTCACCGGGACTGAACGGTGTCTCGGGTCCAGCCAGTGTTGGTCCTCCGGGGGGCAACACGGGCAACAGTAACAACTTGCCACCACATCCACATCACCATAGTCAACAtcttcatcagcagcagcagcataaccatcatcaccaccatcatcttcagatgcagcaacagcagcaaagtaACGATGGTAGCGTTTCGATAGCGACGGGTGACAGTGAGACGGGTAGCTACTATGACCAAAAAACGGACCTTTCCTCGCATCACCTGGACGATGAGGATGGGTTAGGTCCGTTGCCACCAAAATGGGAGAAAGCCTACACGGACAGTGGCGAGGTGTATTTTATCGAGTAAGTAGTAAGGGATCCGATGTGAGGAGTGAGAACTGGCTGttcaattacgtggtatcgaagCCATCTagtgagccattcgatggctgacgTAATCTAGTAGGTCGTTCACACAAAGAGGGTCAGAGAGAAGTTTCCTCAGATTAGGATACGCTTTTAACCCCGTGTAGATCGTGTTTTATACAACTGCAGAGATGCGATCTTGCGATCGAACAGATCCAAATCCTTATTACGGCATCAAGAGACTTAGCGTCTTTCGATGGTACCGACTACTGTTACAGCAAGTTGCATGCAGCAACACACAGCTTGTTAGTAAACATAAGATCGTTCAGTATCTGAAAACTCAATGTTCAGTTATCTTTACCAATTATCGGGCGTTTAACACCGACTGTACAGCATTAAGTGATGAGAAATAATTGACAATAAGTAACTGCTAGGAACGCTCTGCTTTACATTAGGTGTGAATggaagcaaaatatttattttcaatgtgTATATTTTCTATATTAGATTAGCACCTCTACTATAAATTCCATCCAAAACGGACTGCTTTTAGCAACAGAAGAGATGTTCTAGTATCCACCAAAGTTGTAGATGAGGATGTAATtattggaagatttttgacCATGATAATGTTGTCTTCTGTGAGCAGCAGGAAGCAACACTGGGCATTAAAACGTCTCCACCAGACAATAAGGTCCAAAATTTGTTGAGTGAATTTGAGTGTAATTGTTTATGAGTTAGACATGTCCCACAAAACAATACTCTTGATTTTAGAAGGTCAATTTAGCATAAAACGAATAACTATCGGACTCGTCCTAAGATAGTATAATTCCCCCTTAATAGCATTTTTgaaataagaaggaaaaaggcATTCTTGACCAAGTGAATTTTGATCAAAACTTTGTGTGGTACCTTAGCGTAGCCCCCCGAGACTTattctttttccttcaataGAAATTGCCACTTCACGGACGCCACATTGTGAATCGATTAGGtgaggttcttcttcttcttcttcttcttggcttaacgacctctaaggtcattccggccatcgaaaatgccTTTTTAGACTGTCGATAGCACGTAGTttgttagtcaatcctcactacggggggacggtccggatgggatttgaaccccggtcctgccgtttaaagaccggcgccgcagTCGCCTATATCAATTAGGTGAGGTTATCAAGGAGGTTATCAAGGAGAAATCGCTGAAACTACTGAAGACAAGTTCTTCTCTCAAGGGATTCTCATTATTCATGTTAGATGTAGTTTACAAAAGTCAAAGTTAATAATATATTACTTCCAAACAGTATCATTTGATAGAAAAAAGCCATTTCTATTGGACCCATCGTTTGGCCAAATCGGACGgtcatgcaacaaaaaaatcaagctCCTTTTTCCACAATCTAATATTAATGcaacaaaccgaaacaaagAACGTCTGGTGGACGAACGATGACGCACAAAGAATTGTCTGACTCATTGTTGCATTATCTGAATTAGGAAGAGCGCGTCATATTGTATTGCTACAGctgggaagaaaaaacgttCAAATTGGTTTGCTGTTGAACATTTCGAACCTCCCATTTTTTATTAGAATTACGTGCaacgtgtttgttttatttatttttttactctcaaTTGATAAACAAAGCATGTCATTTACTATTTTTGTCTCGTCTGCTCCCTATCggtcccattttttttaacagccACAACACAGGAACGTCCCACTGGCTCGATCCACGGTTGTCAAAGtttcagaaaaaatctctCGAAGACTGCCAGGACGATGAGCTACCGTACGGATGGGAAAAGATCTGCGATCCACACTACGGCACGTACTACATCGATCACGTCAACCGTAAGACACAGTACGAGAACCCGGTACTGCAGGCCAAACGGATGCAGGAACGTGGTGGCTCATCGCTCACGGTCGACGGCAATAATGGTCCGGGCGGCGGTCTTGGTGGTCCCCTGCTCGACGCCAACGGGCAACCGATGGGACCGAACGGTAATGGTGGCCCGGGCAGTGGTGGTGGACGTGTGAATCATTTCACCAAGAACCCGAGTAATTTGCGTGGGGAGCGATTAATGACGACGCTGGTGAAATCAATCCGCGGACTCGGATTTACGATCGTCGGTGGAGATGACAATGTGGAGGAGTTTCTGCAGATCAAATCGATCGTACCGAACGGGCCAGCGTGGATGGATGGACAGCTGAAGATGGGCGATGTGCTGGTGTACGTGAATGATATCTGCGTGTTGGGCTTTACGCACCACGAGATGGTAAACATTTTCCAGTCAATACTACCGGGCGAGGAGGTACATCTGGATGTGTGCCGCGGATATCCGTTGCCGTTTGATCCGAACGACCCCAACACGGAGGTGGTGACAACGATCGCGGTCGATGGGCTAGTACAAAATGGCGGCGCAGTGATAGCGGACGGAGAGTtgaagtttttggaaaatggagGCTTTATGGTGGATCATTCGGCGGGATCCTCCGATGGGGTGCAGCATAAGAATCCGCTGGCAAAAATTCAATCTTCCACGGTGCATGGTAACGGACCGACCATCACATCCAATGGTGGTGACGTTTACTTCAACGATACACTGTCCTACCAGCAGCATTACAACAAGGGCAAACCGTACGATCTGGTACCACCAGAGGTACTGCACATAAACATTGTAAAGAGTGACAACGGGTTTGGGTTCACGATTACCGACAGTTCGTATGGGCAGCGTGTGAAAAAAATTCTCGATCGACAGTGCTGCAAAAATCTGCAGGAAGGTGACGTGCTGCTGAGCATCAACTCCATCCCGGTGAAAGACATGAGCCACAATGAGGTCGTGCAGGTATTGAAGGATTgtccgaaaaacatcgaaacCACGCTTAAAGTTCAGCGAGGTCCTGGTGCGGGTGCTGGCGGTATGCTAGTTGGTCCGGGCGTTGGCCCTGTTTCTTCCTCCTCCCTTCCCGCCAGCAGTAAGCTTACGAACAAGCTACGAAAAAGCATCGAGATGGCAAAGTTTGGTGGCaacggcggcggtggtgggaTGTTGAAAAAGGATGTGCCGGGAAATTTGTTCCGAAGCAAAACACCGACCGCCGATCTGTACAGTACGCAGACGAAGGAAGTGTTGCCGACGCGTCCAAAAACACCGCTAGTTGATACGCGTGCCCGCGCGAAAACGCCCTCCTTGCCGTTGGCTGAGCTGAACGCGGAAGAGATCGAGCTGGACGGTGCGGGCGGTAAGAGTGTGACCGATTCCAAGCTGGAGCTTAATATGAAATCCAACAGTAGCTCGCATGATAACGATTCGATAGCGAACGATATAGCgctttatcatcatcaccatcatcaccaccatcatcaccatggtGGAGAGGATCAGTTCCAGCATCACATGAAGCATTCGAATTTGGCCGATCGATTAGGTGAGCTGACGATCGGTAGCGGTGGTAGTGATACGGCGATCTACAATAATCATGGACAGTCGGGAGGAAACCATCATCCGTATCAGACTGGaagtggtggtgttggtggtccACCGGGCGGTGGTTATAATCAGCTCTATTCTCCGCCACttgttcctcctccaccgGTGCCACCGCTTGGACAAGGATCAATGTATCATCATGATAATTGTTTCTGTTACGATTGTCAAGATTTtcgccagcagcaacagcagcagcaacaacaacagcatcacatgcagcaacaacatctaATGAATCGTCAATTTTCCTCTCATCCGATGAACCCTTCCCCGCACGGTACCTACAGTCTACCACCGCAGATGAGTGACAACATCGGTAAGCGGCTAAACGACTATCTGATGGACCGGAAGCGTTCCACGATGCAGCAAACGGGCAATCCTGGTCCACCGATCGGTGGTGTTGTGCCACAGTACGACAACCTTTACCTtccccatcaccatcacctccagcaaggtggtggtggtggtccatCACCCATGCACCCGTCCATGCACCATCATCTACAGCAATCACCAGGCAGTGGCAATGGGATGTCACTGTACgacacacaacagcagcaacatcccATGTCGCATTTCTACGGCAACCCTGGACCGGGAATGCATCCCGCCGGTCCTCCCGGAAATGGTTGGAAGATGAGCCccggtcagcagcagcaacaacagcactcACCATCACAACATCCACATCACATGCTCTATCACAGTGGTGGTCCTGCAATGGGCGGACAGTACCACGGGCTCGACGAATACAGCCTAACGGAGGTAACGCTCGAAAGACAGGCGCTTGGTTTTGGTTTCCGGATCGTAGGGGGTACGGAGGAAGGCTCGCAGGTGACGGTGGGACACATTGTGCCGGGTGGTGCGGCCGATAAGGACACACGGATCGCTACCGGTGACGAGATTCTAAACATTAATGGAGTGAATGTGGTAAGTGAACGAAATTACCCGACCTCTCAAGACTTATACCGTCTTTTCGTAGTGTTAATTACAGCAAAATTAATTTCGCGGTTCACACTTTGATTGAAtccatttgttttacatttattcCTGCCAGGAAAATGCCTCTCATCATCGCGTAGTACAGCTGATGGGTGAGGCCGGTCTTCGGGGCCAGGTGACCATGATTCTACGAAGGCGACAGCTCTCCAAACCCATGGTCCCGCCTCCACCACCCTTGCCACCGAATCCCCGCTACCCGTACAATGTGCTAGTGACGCGGAAAGAGAACGAAGGGTTTGGGTTTGTCATCATTTCGTCTTCCGGGCAGTTCCTGGGCTCGTCCATCGGTGATCTCATTCCGGGCAGTCCGGCGGAACGGTGCGGTGAGCTGAAGATCGGTGACCGTATCATCGCCGTCAACTCGATCGACATTACCGGCATGAGCCACAGTGATGTGGTGAATTTGATCAAGGAGTCTGGACTGCAGGTGAAGCTAACGATCGACAGTCCGCGGGACGGTATTATGCATCCTGCGATCGGATCGCTCATACAACCGAGCGTTCCCACGTCCGTGCCGAATGGTATCGGAGCGAATGGAAATGGTGGTGGCGGAGGTGGTGGTCCCATGCTTAGCTCCAATACGGATCTGTACGTGAGTAGCAACAGCACGGTTAGTGGTAGCAATGGACCAACCATCAACCGGTATCCGGCAATCATTTCCTGATTGCGGGTACGGCTGCAACAGCAGCTGGCCGAGCGGCATCGTACGCTGGCCCAGCCGGACGCCGTGCCCTCGGAGGAGAAGTCTGCTCACTCCGACCGATAAACCATATTAACCAAAGTCACACACAGACGTCACAGTGCGTGTGGTGTTGCATACCGATTAAGATGTATCCATTAGCAGCTTCAGCGCGCGAGTGCAGCTTCAAATGAGTGTTTCTgggttttttctcttctgtttTTGGCTGCTAACAAACGACTTGCCCCAAAATTAATGCTAACGAAACAATCAACCAATGCAATTGGATACCCAGTTCGTGGTACAAAGCATGCATCGTTCTTTTATCTTTTCCACTACATATGTTatgaaatggtttgttttcccATAGCTTTCCCAGCTCAGCTTCTTTGTGCTCGCTGTTGGGAAAATGTAGGCAAAATTATCTCATCGattctattgtttttctttcgctataGTTTTCCGCATTACTCTTGGCACAGTTTTTGGTTGcccagaaacagaaaaaaactaaaccaacCGTACCAGTGCAATGTGTCATAGTGTGCCAGTAAATGGGTGTATGTTTAGAAGCATTCGTGCAAAAATACATGTTGCAACTGATGACAGAAGAAACAGAGAGGATTTTATCTCTTCATACATTTTCAAACTCCAAACATTGCTTTCGATTCTGTTCTATTAGGCAATGCCATTTGTCGATGGTGGTTCACAGTACAGAGTTCTGTATGAGTACTTGCAGTGAGAGGTGTTGTGTGTGCCTCTTTGCCATTATACGGCGATAAGTAAAAGGAACATGAAGTCATTTTCCCTGTTAACAATGCTCTTCCGTCAACCACCTTCGAGcgcaaacaattttaaagaaaGTATGGAAATTTAATATATAGGAGCAAATCGAACCCGTACTCAACCACGCCATTTTTCTCAAGCTAATCTGACTTAAGTCTTAACAATCCTCATTTTATGTCTAAAAGAAGCACCTCCTCTCCAAGAGATCACCATtttggaaacaaacaaaacgaactcCTCCTTCATTGGAAAAGACTGGCGCGGAACGTACTCAGTTAGAGGAACGGAAAACACGACAAACAAATGCAATCCATCctgtgaacaaaaaaacaaacacaaatcttGCCTTACACCACTTTTTAGCAAAAATAGTGCGATTATTGTTAACAAAAACCAATGAAACGTGATTAGTAAGTGTGAGCTCAATATATACAAACGCATATACACATGCTCATACATTTGTTTAAAGCAGAAACGTTTGTACAAGCGATGCTCATTTTGCTGCAATTTTGTATTTAATGAAAGGTTTTTGAACAGTTACATCAGTTAGTTGAACCCGGTGTTTTAGAAGgggaaatgatgatgatatcgATGCATTTAGGGGTGCAGAAACGGtcttgctgcttctgctgctgttttggATGCTGTTTGTATTTAATAATAGGTAGTAAACGACATTTACAATAGGAGAGATCATATTAATAGCATGTCCATATCGTTCGACAACACGTGAATCATGTACTTGATGATAAAAGCTCATATCGATTTAGAAACGGGGAAACACAATATATTTAGAGAGGTGAATAATGTAGCCAATCGAGAAACGCCAGATTCTAGCAGCCAGATAAAGGGTAATTTACCTTGTGTTGTGTGTCTCAACATAATTAGACAGAAAGTTGTAGTGTTAAGATTGAAAGGGATGATGTTTGCACATGTATATAGAGCTGTTGCAAATGTTTTACTTAGTAGCACTTTACTCTTACTTGTATCCTGTTTTTTAAAAGGTATTATTACCCTGTTTAAGAATTCATCTCTCagcaacattttgttttgctaaagaAAGCGCGTGTGATCCCGCTGGATTCGGAACTGATGGAcgtgaaagcaaaacaaaccctgATAAGCGAATgtcaaaatcaaatcaagtGCCTCCCATTTTTATTATAccgttaaacaaaacaaaaaacgaacggAACGCTACGTTCCCCGTGTACCCAACTAGTGTTCTAGTGCATTTTTATACttgtttatgttgttgtaCTGTAGGTAGCTGTAGTAGTTAAAATTACCGTTTGTAGAAAACTCCTCATATTTTGGTCAATAACCAATtcctttccccctttttttaagCAATAGGAAAAACAACCACAGCAAAGTTAACAAGAGCATTATGAGGAAGAGTTGTTTTTATAAGCGTTCTATCTGTGCTGCTAACATGGAAGCaatgttgttttgtgtaaaatttatCTACGTACTATTTTAAGTGAAAGTTATTTGTTAGGAAGATTTGATTAACTTCCTGCGCGCGTGTGCATCAGAAAAGTACCAGCGGAATAGCATATTGTTTGAGTACACAGTATTCTTAGTCCGGAAcgcgaaacaaaacgaaacagccGAGTACCGTTGATGTGGAACTCTATTTAACTTACCGATTTTAAGCAGTAAACAGTACTTAAGTGAAAAAAACACCTCCCTACAGTATAGTGTATTACGTGAAGGGAAGCTCATTCAACAAGCAAACAGTAAATAAAGCAATGTAGTAATTGAAAGTGTCGTCAGAACGCGACTTTTTTAGATGTTCGAAATTTCCACAATTTCATTTCCATACGATTTGCCTTGTCGACCGCTTGCTAACACTCCGGTGTCTTGACGGGCGTGTTTGTCAGCTGGGTATATTTTTCCCTTTCGCATCCGCCATCTTGCTCGAGCGTAAACGCCAGTTGTCAAACAGTCGACAATATGACACAACCTTTCGCCATAGATATAAACGGTagcgagaagagaaaaaaataacgctAAAGCAAGACATTTACCGCGAGGAATAGAAAGCCGTATAGAAAATGTCCAGCACGGAAGATTTCTACCTCCGTTACTACGTCGGCCACAAGGGCAAGTTTGGCCATGAGTTTCTAGAGTTCGAGTTCCGGCCGGACGGTAAGCTGCGGTACGCAAACAATTCCAACTACAAGAACGACACCATGATCCGGAAGGAAGCGTACGTGCATCAGGCGGTAATGGAGGAGCTGAAGCGCATCATACTCGATTCGGAAATTATGGCGGAAGATGATTCGCTGTGGCCACCGCCAGATCGTGTTGGACGACAGGTAAGGAATAGCGGGGGCGGGGGAGTGTGTGCGGTGTTGCTGCCACCGTGTTTTGGGGTCGTTGATTAACCAGCGGTATAACGTTTGCAGGAGCTAGAGATAGTGATAGGCGATGAGCACATCTCGTTTACCACCTCGAAAACGGGTTCGCTGGTGGACGTCAATCAGTCCAAAGATCCGGAAGGGCTTCGCGGTTTCTACTATCTCGTGCAGGATTTAAAGTGTCTAGTGTTTTCGCTCATCGGGCTGCactttaaaattaaaccaatcTAACGTGGCTACGGTGCAGTATCAAATCATTTTCCGTTCACACATACCCAAA
This genomic window from Anopheles maculipalpis chromosome 2RL, idAnoMacuDA_375_x, whole genome shotgun sequence contains:
- the LOC126567804 gene encoding uncharacterized protein LOC126567804, whose amino-acid sequence is MSQSGSMGVKSDSSHKDAPQGGVGVSSSSDNNAQAGNGNDGVNNGSPGLNGVSGPASVGPPGGNTGNSNNLPPHPHHHSQHLHQQQQHNHHHHHHLQMQQQQQSNDGSVSIATGDSETGSYYDQKTDLSSHHLDDEDGLGPLPPKWEKAYTDSGEVYFIDHNTGTSHWLDPRLSKFQKKSLEDCQDDELPYGWEKICDPHYGTYYIDHVNRKTQYENPVLQAKRMQERGGSSLTVDGNNGPGGGLGGPLLDANGQPMGPNGNGGPGSGGGRVNHFTKNPSNLRGERLMTTLVKSIRGLGFTIVGGDDNVEEFLQIKSIVPNGPAWMDGQLKMGDVLVYVNDICVLGFTHHEMVNIFQSILPGEEVHLDVCRGYPLPFDPNDPNTEVVTTIAVDGLVQNGGAVIADGELKFLENGGFMVDHSAGSSDGVQHKNPLAKIQSSTVHGNGPTITSNGGDVYFNDTLSYQQHYNKGKPYDLVPPEVLHINIVKSDNGFGFTITDSSYGQRVKKILDRQCCKNLQEGDVLLSINSIPVKDMSHNEVVQVLKDCPKNIETTLKVQRGPGAGAGGMLVGPGVGPVSSSSLPASSKLTNKLRKSIEMAKFGGNGGGGGMLKKDVPGNLFRSKTPTADLYSTQTKEVLPTRPKTPLVDTRARAKTPSLPLAELNAEEIELDGAGGKSVTDSKLELNMKSNSSSHDNDSIANDIALYHHHHHHHHHHHGGEDQFQHHMKHSNLADRLGELTIGSGGSDTAIYNNHGQSGGNHHPYQTGSGGVGGPPGGGYNQLYSPPLVPPPPVPPLGQGSMYHHDNCFCYDCQDFRQQQQQQQQQQHHMQQQHLMNRQFSSHPMNPSPHGTYSLPPQMSDNIGKRLNDYLMDRKRSTMQQTGNPGPPIGGVVPQYDNLYLPHHHHLQQGGGGGPSPMHPSMHHHLQQSPGSGNGMSLYDTQQQQHPMSHFYGNPGPGMHPAGPPGNGWKMSPGQQQQQQHSPSQHPHHMLYHSGGPAMGGQYHGLDEYSLTEVTLERQALGFGFRIVGGTEEGSQVTVGHIVPGGAADKDTRIATGDEILNINGVNVENASHHRVVQLMGEAGLRGQVTMILRRRQLSKPMVPPPPPLPPNPRYPYNVLVTRKENEGFGFVIISSSGQFLGSSIGDLIPGSPAERCGELKIGDRIIAVNSIDITGMSHSDVVNLIKESGLQVKLTIDSPRDGIMHPAIGSLIQPSVPTSVPNGIGANGNGGGGGGGPMLSSNTDLYVSSNSTVSGSNGPTINRYPAIIS
- the LOC126568570 gene encoding protein mago nashi yields the protein MSSTEDFYLRYYVGHKGKFGHEFLEFEFRPDGKLRYANNSNYKNDTMIRKEAYVHQAVMEELKRIILDSEIMAEDDSLWPPPDRVGRQELEIVIGDEHISFTTSKTGSLVDVNQSKDPEGLRGFYYLVQDLKCLVFSLIGLHFKIKPI